In the Malaya genurostris strain Urasoe2022 chromosome 1, Malgen_1.1, whole genome shotgun sequence genome, one interval contains:
- the LOC131427533 gene encoding uncharacterized protein LOC131427533: protein MDLKRLEDHAEDKTEANQNVVLLQNILDKNIAILGKLKTEYEYKLTEFYSMKAQESVLDLHLETWMHLHEKLEEELVNKHHEAFDARFKIWQDREMFCEISSQFCKDFSLEKTLAAMKPSDLAPVRSNPSNPELNKSDIVISPITSKQLEIDLEIEMLSEKEVELNRMEQEMEPNEKTIRLLQEAVHKSANSLEELEANIETLEKQVLLTRSEEDCTIKSILKRQSFVAPGALRKQVHFK from the exons ATGGATCTTAAACGGTTGGAGGATCATGCCGAGGATAAAACAGAAG CTAACCAAAATGTCGTTCTACTGCAAAACATACTGGACAAAAACATAGCTATTCTCGGAAAACTAAAAACCGAGTACGAATACAAATTGACGGAGTTCTACTCGATGAAGGCACAAGAGTCGGTTCTCGATTTGCACCTCGAAACGTGGATGCATTTGCACGAGAAGCTAGAAGAAGAATTGGTCAACAAGCATCACGAGGCTTTTGATGCGCGGTTTAAAATTTGGCAAGACCGAGAGATGTTTTGTGAGATTTCCTCGCAATTCTGTAAGGATTTTTCATTAGAGAAAACATTAGCAGCCATGAAGCCCTCCGATCTAGCGCCCGTTAGGTCTAATCCATCAAATCCTGAACTAAATAAATCTGACATTGTGATTAGCCCAATTACATCCAAACAACTAGAGATTGATCTTGAAATTGAGATGCTTTCGGAAAAGGAAgttgaactgaatcgaatggagcAGGAGATGGAACCAAACGAGAAAACTATTCGGCTTCTCCAGGAAGCAGTTCATAAATCCGCTAATAGTTTGGAAGAATTGGAGGCTAATATTGAAACACTCGAGAAGCAAGTGTTGTTAACCCGAAGTGAGGAAGATTGTACTATAAAATCGATACTGAAGAGGCAATCCTTTGTGGCTCCGGGTGCTCTGCGAAAACAAGtgcattttaaataa
- the LOC131425459 gene encoding mitotic checkpoint protein BUB3 yields MERKPETQIQNAPSDIISSVKFSPNTNQFLLVSSWDSSVRLYDVVNNTLRQKYYHDAPVLDCAFHDSVRTVSAGLDNLVKLYDLNTHAESILGSHDAGVKCVEYSSKVNGILTGSWDKTIKMWDVRDKDCVGKYEQSNGKVYSMSCIDEKLVVATSERKVLVWDLRNMGQYLTRRESSLKFQTRAIRCFPNKEGYVMSSIEGRVAVEYFDMDPEVQKKKFAFKCHRSKENNMELIYPVNAISFHNMFNTFATGGSDGYVNIWDGFNKKRLCQFHLYDSSISSLAFSYDGSTLAIACSYLDEAEIPPEPLPEPTLYVRYVSEAETKPK; encoded by the exons ATGGAACGCAAACcggaaactcaaattcaaaatgcTCCAAGCGATATTATTTCGTCGGTGAAATTTTCTCCAAACACTAATCAGTTCCTGCTTGTATCGAGTTGGGATTCCAGTGTTCGACTGTACGATGTTGTCAACAATACCCTAAGGCAAAAATACTATCACGATGCGCCTGTTCTGGATTGTGCGTTTCAT GATTCAGTACGAACGGTCAGTGCTGGATTAGACAATCTCGTCAAATTATATGATCTAAACACACACGCCGAAAGCATTCTTGGAAGTCACGACGCTGGTGTGAAATGCGTTGAATATTCATCTAAAGTGAACGGAATCCTTACCGGAAGCTGGGATAAAACCATTAAAATGTGGGACGTTCGCGATAAAGACTGCGTCGGAAAATACGAACAGAGCAATGGAAAAGTTTACTCAATGAGTTGCATAGATGAAAAATTGGTTGTGGCCACCTCGGAGCGCAAAGTACTGGTCTGGGATCTACGCAACATGGGCCAATATTTGACACGACGGGAATCATCACTTAAATTTCAAACAAGGGCGATACGGTGTTTCCCGAACAAAGAAGGATACGTTATGAGTTCTATCGAGGGTCGTGTGGCAGTTGAGTACTTCGATATGGATCCGGAAGTACAGAAGAAGAAATTTGCCTTCAAATGTCACCGCTCAAAGGAAAACAATATGGAACTGATCTACCCTGTAAACGCAATCAGCTTCCACAACATGTTCAATACATTTGCAACCGGCGGTTCCGACGGATATGTCAACATTTGGGATGGTTTCAACAAAAAACGGCTTTGTCAGTTCCATCTGTATGACAGTTCGATTTCTTCTTTGGCGTTCAGTTACGATGGTAGTACTCTTGCCATAGCATGCTCCTACCTGGATGAAGCGGAAATTCCACCGGAACCATTGCCAGAACCAACACTATACGTGCGATATGTGAGCGAAGCGGAGACCAAACCGAAATAA
- the LOC131425458 gene encoding zinc finger protein 224-like, which yields MMSSENSFECDTELLKKCYVRRNPLCRLCLQQYPKDQLVEIFVRGSNCKRIIFSAVGIKPRRKDRSTGVCLNCNTMLDVIVNFQQICQRTNQLLNQKVNVQSSDWKEAFEAIDTINKAVKRYHSKIFNSDYSFNNAIKPDISDLIETQKDELNYGEKNDDGECQVQPVSIEMNTMYEDADYQNYDLITEILDESKHKKCKSRRQKPNIVKSNDKVMCDNCGKLISQVCLEGHLNRHLGVKPFVCEIEGCGRRLHSKYSLQQHRHLHKSIMRFYDCQYCGKRIKGTSSWLRHKKMHTEDPKFCCEVCGKKFRRRSNLKLHSVVHTGVALYPCEICGKRFTVKHNLGAHYKMHKRNGTYTQGCQPQQQSVEIDLDVPLS from the exons ATGATGTCATCGGAAAACAGTTTCGAATGTGACACGGAACTATTAAAAAAATGCTATGTGAGGAGGAATCCACTTTGCCGATTGTGCCTGCAGCAGTATCCAAAAGATCAACTAGTGGAGATTTTTGTTCGAGGCTCCAATTGCAAACGCATAATATTTAGTGCGGTGGGAATTAAG CCTCGTCGAAAAGATCGTTCGACAGGAGTGTGCCTCAACTGTAACACAATGCTGGACGTAATTGTAAATTTTCAGCAGATATGCCAACGAACCAATCAACTTTTAAACCAGAAAGTGAACGTGCAGAGTAGTGACTGGAAAGAAGCTTTCGAAGCGATTGATACAATAAATAAAGCCGTGAAACGATATCATAGTAAAATATTCAATAGCGACTATAGCTTCAACAATGCTATTAAACCAGACATATCGGATTTAATCGAGACTCAAAAAGATGAGTTAAACTATGGCGAAAAAAACGATGATGGTGAATGCCAGGTCCAGCCGGTTTCAATAGAGATGAACACGATGTACGAAGATGCTGATTACCAAAATTACGATCTTATAACGGAGATTTTAGATGAAAGCAAACACAAGAAATGCAAAAGCCGCCGCCAAAAACCTAATATAGTGAAATCAAATGATAAGGTGATGTGTGATAACTGCGGTAAACTGATCTCTCAGGTGTGCCTTGAAGGGCACCTGAATCGTCATCTTGGAGTTAAGCCATTTGTTTGTGAGATTGAAGGTTGTGGACGCCGATTGCATTCAAAATATAGCTTACAACAACATCGTCATTTGCATAAATCAATAATGCGTTTCTATGACTGTCAGTACTGTGGCAAACGTATCAAGGGAACGAGTAGCTGGCTGCGACACAAGAAAATGCACACTGAAGATCCAAAATTTTGCTGTGAGGTCTGCGGAAAAAAGTTCCGACGGAG ATCAAACTTGAAGCTTCATTCTGTTGTGCACACCGGAGTTGCATTATACCCATGCGAAATTTGCGGCAAACGATTTACCGTCAAACACAATCTCGGCGCTCACTATAAAATGCATAAAAGGAATGGAACCTACACACAGGGTTGTCAACCACAGCAACAGTCAGTGGAAATTGATTTAGATGTGCCACTTTCTTAG